ATTTCAGATGGAAAATAAGGGTGAATCTGGACTTGGAAAAGTGGATGAAGAATACGGACAACTATCTGAAATAATTAAAAGCCTAAACACCCGATTTGGAACAGAATTTACCGATGCTGATAGATTGTTTTTTGACCAAATAGAAGCAGAATTAAAAGACGATAACGCACTTGCAGAACAAGCAAAATCGAACTCCATTGAAAATTTCAAATATGGATTTAATGATAAGTTCCTTGAAAAGTTAATTGGGCGTATGGAGCAAAATCAAGACATTTTTAGTAAAATAATGGACGACCAAAATTTTGGCAACTTAGTAAAGGATTACTTTATGCAGCGGGTGTATCGTGAATTAACGGCTAAGAAGTAAATTTCACATTCATTAAAACAACACGATTAACATGGAAATGATATTTATTGCGGCTATTCCAGCTGTTATTTCCGGGGTAGTAAGTTACATACTAGCCTCAAATCAAATAAAAAAATCAAGGGCGGACTTAATGGTGATTCAATCAGCAAAGCATTACTTATCTCATAAAACAAACGTTGAAAGAAGCTTCGAGTCTTTGAAAAAAGCTTTAGGGGGATGGGATAATGATGAGGATGAACTACGAAGGATTTTAGTTAGTGCTGGAGCGATTAGAACCTACAGAAGTGATAATTCAGAATGGTGGTCGCTCTTAACAAGAGGTTCGGAAAAATCTAAAAACCAAAAAATCTAAAATCTAGATCCATCCAATAATAAATACATGAAGCACATCAGGAGAGTAGGGTGGGCATATAACCCTTCTTAAGCCTACATTTCCCATGTAAATTTCAGCAATCAATCGCGCCACCTGCGCGGTATATATAAAAACATATTGCGGTTGTAAACCTGAAACTTAATGTTACATGAAGAAGTATTATTAAGAATTCATAGTACTACCGTCTGAAAATATAACCGATTTTATTCTTGCAGATAATTTCACTCCATTTTTTCTAGCGTAGTGAAAGGCATAGTTATTTGCTTTAAAACCATCTGTTAAAGTTGAGTAATTCATAGTGAATGAATCAAAATACTTAGAGCTAATCGTATACCCCTCAGGAGTTATTTTTATTGGAACTGTGGGATTGTAAACGCAATTATCAAAGACACAAAGAACATCATTAAACTCATCCATTACGACCAAATCATACTTGATTTTAGAAATAGGTCTATCCTCTAATTTAGATGTCCTAAATATGTCTACAATAGTAAATGTTAAGCCAAATTCTTTATAGCTGCCATAATTTTCACTTCGGGTTTCTTTCCATTCAACGAATTCTGGTGTGAATTTTATTATATCAGCGGGTTTTAAATTTTTTCGCAAGTTCTCCTTTATCTTGTTTAATTGAGCACTATAATTTACTGCTCGATACTCTACAAGAGTTTCAAAACCTGAATATCCAGATAATTCATAATCTTCATTAATGATCGGTTTGCACTTTAAAAAGAGGTCTGATTCTTTCAAATTCCATTTATAAATTCTTTGATAATTAACACTAGTATCCTTTTTGCTTTCGTAAACCTGTGGTTTACCATCAAAAAAATGCTCTACCTCCCATGTTTTACTATGGCAGATTGAATCAGGTTGCCCGTGTACGGAAATAAAAAATTGTTTTATTTCTTCTAATCTACCTTGGCTAACTATACCCTTTCCATATGATTGCATGTATTTGTCCTTAAAGAAAGAAACAGAATCAGCACCAATGTATAGTGTGAACTTCAATATAGAGTCCGATTCGAAGCAGTCTTCATTTAACTTTAAATATGCGGCTGCAGGTCTATTCTCTGGGGAGAAATTATACTGATAAACGAACTCTTCTTCATCTATTAGCTCCAAAGCCCCTAAACTATCCAATTTTTGCAATACAATTTCACGGTGGTTTCCCATCAAATTATCACTTGCTAAAAAATCAACTTTTGTTTTCCCACATGATAAAAGAATGACAGAAAAAAGAATGAATATCCTCATGCTACTTTTTGTTTTGTTTACTGTCAATTTCCTTTATGATAAAATATCCAACAATACAGATGGTAATTCCAATACCCAAGCCCTTACCGAATCCTGAACTAGGCCCTTCAACCCATCCTGGGCCATCTGCTATAGCTTCCATTTTAACGAAAAGGCAAATAAAAAAAATTAGAATGGAGGTTTTCAATCGTGAAAAGTTAGTTTTCATAAGAACGGTAATTTTCAATTCAGGCAAAGCAATATTACTTGTGGTGCTATTTCGTTAATTTCCTAAAACAAATAAAACACCTTTCAAGTTTAATAATAGCTTCATCAGGGTTTAAATTTATTGTTTTTTTAATAATATCATTAATATCTGATATTGTATCCCCCCCCCCACTTAATGGGTTGAAGTTATCTGAAAAGTCCTTAACATACCTGCTATCATCTCTTGAGTTTAAATCTCGATCATAAAAATAAAAGGAGTTAAGGTCTCTTAAAATCCTGTATGGGGAATCAAAGAAAAATGCTTCAAAGCTTACATCGTAAATTAGAACCCCTGTTTGGTTGGGAAGTGCGGTTGAATTTTCTGGTTTTAAGTATAAAGGAAAGGGGCTATTTACTTTTCTTCCCAAAACACACTCTAAATAATTTGATGTTCCGTTCTGTTTAATTCCGAGGACTTTTTTAAACAAGTCAAGAGTCTCTTTTATGCAGTCACTTCGAGGTATTTCTTCTATGATATAGTTATTAAAGTACTTTCTCATAATTATTTTTTAGGGTGTGGGGAACATAGGGTCAGGGAAACACTACCCCTATGGATTCAAGATTTTGCCCCTTACCCCGTAGGAAGCAAAAATGTAAAAAATCTTTCCGTTCAAAGCATCAAGCGGAATTTTTTTCCGCTGTTTTTCTTACTGATATCCAGTGTTTTACCATGATTTTTGTTGAAAATTCTAATCAAATGGTAAAAAGAGAAACACTTGAAGAAAAATTAGACCTGATTTTAAAATACCTAAATCAGAGCAAAACCAATTCCAAAAAACTGCTTTCCATTAAAGAAGCTGCTTCACTAACTGGTTATACCTCGGGAACAATCTATCAGTATGTATCTAAAGATGCAAGTTTCCCAGCTTACACACCAGAAAATGGAGGCAAAATTTTTATCCCTCAAGACGAGTTGGAGTCATGGTGTATCAAACGAAAAAAGTTCGACTTAGAATCCGCTGAAATAGTTTTAAACAAAAAAAATAAGAGGTAATGGCACGTATTAGAAATAAAATTCAGGAAAAATTAGTCGATGAGTCAGGTTATATCACTGTAAAATGGAAAAGAGATTTAAAAATCGAAAAACATAATCCAGAAAAGTGCTCAAATTGTTCAAGGCCCATTGTACACAAGAACATATATCGGATGCCCGACAACTCAGAAATCATTTTGTGTTACCAATGTAACGAAAAAAGGGTGCACAATCCCAACAGTAACAACCCAAGGTACAATCGACTTCTAAATGTTAAGAACCATGATTGATTTTATAAAGGCAAGATGTACAGATAAAGAATGGATAGAAAATATTTTAGTAGAAAATCCTGAACACTTTAATACTAATCAAAAGCTAAAATGCTCTGATGGAGAAATAACATATCCCTTGATGGGAAACTTGGAAAACCTTCGAATAAAGGTAACTGAGAGGGATGCGTATTTATCAGGCTCATTGCATAAATACTTTAACCTGAAAAAAATTGGCAAGGCAGCTAACTGCGATCAATTTAGTTTTTGTGATTTAATCGAATCCATTAAACTCTTACAAATTGACTTGCAAAATTATGACCTGAGGAAAACTGTGATTACACAATTAGAAAGTGGTTTCAATATTGAAGTAGATAATTGCCAAGAATTGATTCGAAATAAAATTCTAATGGAAAAATTTAGGCTTTTTACGGCAAATGGCGATAACACGAGAATTGATCAGAGAAATTTTAGGAGAGACGATTATGTAATGAAAATCTACCATAAAGGTAAAGAACACGAAAATGAGGAACTTTGTAGTTATGAATTGTTGCGCTTTGAAGTAAAAATCACTCGAAGTAGGGTGTTAAAGAATATGGGGATTTGCTCCTTATTAGACCTGAAGAGATTAGATTGCTTTAATTCGATTTACAAAAGTCTTATCAGTCGTTTTAAGAATCTAACAATTATTGATGAACTTAATCCCAAAGAACTTCGGGATCACTCTTCCAAGGAAATTATTTTATTTAAGGATGGAATTAATCCTTTTTACTGGAACAATTTACGTGGCACCGATTCATCTAGAAAAAAGAAAGCATTCAACCGCTTATTAGAGAACTTAAATCTTCTAAACACTAAACGAGATATTATGCATAAAATTTCTCAACAATACGGATTCATGATCCATGGAACCTCACTAAAGCCATCACCGTCCCAATGCTGAGAATTCCGCTAATGTATAGAATGGAATTTCTCCTTTTGCCTAATAACCTTAACTAATAATTTAGAAAGGCGTGAATAATACCTAATCTGCAATGAATTTGTTCTAAGACACTGTGTATACCCTTGAAAAAAAGAATCTCCTCTACCTACGCTGTGGCCGACATGTTGTCCAAGTATCGTTTGGTGATATCTTGATAAATCTTTTTTAAACTATCAGTTTTGTTGAAGGTAAAGTCTATGATCCTTTCGTTTTCCGCCACATCAAGGTACTGAAGAGCAATGTAAATTTTCTCATTTACATGCTTAAGGTCTAAACGGATTGGATAACCTAATTGATCGCGATATCGAGCCCTGATATACTCACGCTTAACCTGCACACTATTCAACACACTACTAAATGGCAATTCCAAGTCTCTTAGAAGACCACCATACTTAGATTTCATTTGTTCATCGGAAATAAAACTGCCATTACCTTTTGATTCTTCGTTACGATTTACCACCTGTGCGACACCGACCAACAGAAGAATGAACCCTCCAATTATTAATAATCCCAACATAATTTAACTCCTTTTAATCAATCCCCAAAAACGGTAATTCACCTAAAATGGTGGTTTAATTGGGCTTCTAGTAGCGGTTAATTTAACCATTTTGGTAAAATCTGTTTTGGTAAATTTAGTCTGAGACATAGTACGTACCTCTTCTATTGTGCCTTTCCTTAAGAAGTTGTCCTCATTTATTTTGACCATAGCTTTTTTAGATTTCTTCTCGTTGCGCACCTTTTTTAGAATTAAAAAAGCTAAACATTCGGTCAATATAGAAAATAAATGTGGGGCTAATTCAATTAGAAAAAAGAGAGAATCTGTTTTACACTAGGAATGAGAGAATTTGTTTAGAAAACAAAATTTACCTTGACCAGTACCTTGACCTTACGGGAATAAAAAAAGGGACTCAGTTACCTGAATCCCTCTTCTAATCTTGTGTGGGAAATACTGGATTCGAACCAGTGACCCCCTGCTTGTAAGGCAGGTGCTCTGAACCAACTGAGCTAATTTCCCATTATGTCAATGCTTTTGAGTAATTATCTCCCCGAAAGCGGTTGCAAATATATACCAATTTTGAATTACACCAAACAACTAATTAAATTTTTCGAAAATTTTTTCTGGAAGGGCTTCGGCCACCACAAAAAAGCTCCCAAAAACCAATGTGGGCTTGCCTTGCGCGCTAGCCATTTGAACCGCTTCTTCAACCGATTTTGATAAAAAATAATTGAATCCTCTGCTCTTAAAGGTCTTTTCTAGTTCTTCTAATGGGAGTGCTCGAGGCACTTTGGCCTCACACAAATAATAGGTGGATTCTTCGGGGAGTAAATCCATGATTTTACCCAAATCCTTATCTCTTACCACCCCAAAAACAAAATTCCAGCCTTTATGATCTACTATACTCTTGGCTTTTTCTAATACATGGGCAACTCCAGCGGTATTATGGGCTACATCAAAATACAGGTTTTTCTTTTCTGAATCTCGATACCATCTCCCGTAAAAACCCGTATTCTCCACGGTTCTATTTATTCCTTCACGGATATGATCCTTGCCAATTTGAAAGTCCATATGGCTTAGAATTTCAGCGGACTTTATTACGAGATCTACATTATCCTTTCTAAAAGGTAAATCTTGAGCCAACCCCTTAATAAATACATCCTTTACAAAATGGTATTTAGCTTTATTGGCATTGGCATGGTCAATAAAAACTTCCTCAACAGAGGGATTGTGAATCCCCGAAACCAGTGGAACCCCATTTTTTATAATTCCTGCTTTTTCTTTTGCAATTTCCTCCACCGTACTTCCCAGAAACTCCGTATGATCCAGTGAAATAGATGTAATTACACTCAACAACGGAGTGATTACATTGGTACTATCAAGTCTTCCCCCTAGCCCAGTTTCAATAATGGCTATATCCACCTCTTCCTCAGCAAAATGCTGAAAAGCCATGGCTGTACTGTATTCAAAAAAACTGGGTTCTGGTAATTCTGACTCCTTTAGACTACTCACAAAAGAAATAACCGCCTCTTGAGGGATACATTTGCCATTGATTTTTATGCGCTCTCGAAAGTCTTTAAAGTGTGGAGAGGTATATAATCCAACTTTATAGCCAGCCTCTATAAGCACTGAGCATAACATATTGGCAACCGAACCCTTTCCGTTGGTTCCAGCAATATGTACCGATTTAAATTTTCTTTCGGGGTTATCTAAAATATCGCAGATGCGACTGATTCTCTCCAGCCCAGGCTTAATTGCAGCAAGTCCTTTATTCTGGAGCATTGGCAATCGGCTAAAAAGATAATCAAGTGTTTCCTGATAGGTCATTTAAGGATGAACTTAAAGGTCATTTTACCTTTCTGTTCCACAGCCGCATTGCTTTTTGGGCTGTATTTAGACTGCTTTGCCGCCTTGGTAGCCAAATCGAACAAATATTGGCTGGTAGTATTGGACTCTGCCAAATTAGGAGCCGTACGCGTTACGTTACCATATCGGTCTACCCAAATATTTAGGACAACAATTCCTTCTTCTTTGGTGTCTTCTATGGCAGTACCCTTAACAAGCGATCTACCCGATAGCTCCCAGCTTCCCATCCCGCCGCCAAGAATACCTTTTCCTTGAGGCTTCCCTTCTTCGGAACCCATATCGCCTTTACCACCGGTATTTCCCTGAGACCCACCTTGTGAAGCTTCAGAATCTTTGGTTTTGTTTCCGGGATATAACGCTCTTTTATTAACCTGTGGCTTAGGTTCTTCTTCTACCTTTTCGGGTTCTTTTGCCGGCTCTTCTTTTTTAACAGGAGCTTTCTCTGCCTTTTCTGTAGCCACTTCAGAAGCATCTTGTTCCACCACTTTTGGTTGACTACTTGGAGAACTAGTAGGGGTGGGTGTTGGAGTTGCTTTTGACGGAGCAGGCTCAGGATTGGTCGTAGGTTGGGGACTTGGGTTATTTCCACTTCCCGTTACGCTATTCCCCAAATCTGCCATGGCAATTTCTACCCCAATTTCTTCAGGAAGAGGATCGGGTTGGGTGAGACCAAAAATCATAAAAAGGATAAGCACCACTAGGTGAAACACGATTGTGATGGCTAAAGCTTTTTTATTTTTTGGAAATCTCATCGCTATTAAGGCTGTGTCGCCAGTACTATTTTACAGTTATTTCTTTTGGCAACGTCTAAAACGCTCACCATGTTACCCGTTGGAACGGCCTTATCGACATGTAACACAACACTTTGTTGCTCTTCTCCTGGCACAAGGCTATTCACCAACTCGGCCTCAAAGTTGTCTTTAGACACCCTTTTTCCACCTATAAAATATTCCAAATCTTTGGTAATGGTTACCGAAATCTTTGGCTTTTGCTTGGTTTTATTCTTACTCGATGGTAGGTCTACAGGCAATGCATAGGGACTTACCAAGGTTGAAAGAATAATAAAGAATATCAACAACAGGAATACCAAGTCGGTCATAGACGACATGCTAAATCCTGTATTTATTTTATTTCTGGATCCTAAATTCATAGGACTTATTTACTGGGTTCGTCTAATAAATCAAGGAACTCGATGGCACTAATTTCCAGCTTATTTACCACCTTATTTACAAAGGCAACAAGCGAGTTATAAGCAATGTAAGCTACGATACCAATTACCAAACCAGCAACCGTTGTAACCATCGCCTGCATAATCCCTCCGGAGAGCTCTGCGATTTCAACACCTTTGTCGGAAATCTTCATTTCGTGGAAGGTAACGATCATACCGATTACGGTTCCAAGGAAACCAATCATTGGAGCTGCACCGGCAATAGTAGCAAGACTAGAAAGGTTTTTCTCTAGGTTATAAACCTCAAGTTTTGCAACGTTTTCTATGGTTGCTGCAATGTCTTTGGTAGGTTTTCCAATTCTAGAAATTCCTTTGGCAGTAATTCTTGCCATTGGCGTATCGGCTGCTTCACAAAGGTGTAGAGCGGCATCAATTTTCCCATCGTGGATGTTATCCTTGATTTTCGCCATAAAATCAGGCTTTTCTACTGAGGCCTTCTTAATAGCGAAATAGCGCTCTACAAAAATGTAAACCGACATCAAGCTCATAATTCCAAGCGGAATCATAATATACCATCCACCCTGAACGATTAGTTCCCAAATGGAAATGGTTTCTTCTTTTGTAATTGGATTACCATCTGCATCCAACATCAATCCAGCAGTATCTTGCGGAAGCTGCTGAATTTGTAGTAATAATGTATATACCAGGTTCATAAACTTGATTGATAAAACGTATTGATTGGTGGCTTATTATCTAAAGTAGAAGGTAAACGGCAGCTCCTGCTAAATATCCTGCAAGCGCTAAACCGCTAATTTTTTTAAGGTACCAGCCAAAGCTGATATTCTCCATCCCCATTGCTACTACACCCGCTGCAGATCCAATAATCAACATAGATCCACCTGTACCAGCTGCGTAGGCAATAAAGTGCCAAATTCCGGCATCTGTAGGCATATCGAACATTCCCATAGAGGCGGCAACAAGAGGTACATTATCTATGACCGCCGATCCAGCTCCGAGTAGGATAACAAACAAATTATCTGGAATTACTTCCCTAACCTGTCCTCCAAAAGTAAATATCATCCCCAACGACTCTAAGGCAGCAACAGTCATTAAAATACCTAGGAAGAATAAAATACTAGGCATTTCTATTCTACTCAGTGCACGCATAGTTGGACTATGTGCACCATGACCACCGCCAGCTAAATCATCCTGAAAATCGGTTAATGAGAACTTTCGGTTGGAAATAATCTCGGCAACTAAAGAAACTACGGTTAACGAAAGCATCATACCAATGTATGGCGGTAAATGAGTTACCGTTTTAAAGATGGGAACAAACACTATCATTCCCAGTCCCAAATACAGTATTCTAGATCCCACTTTAGTTTTCTTACCAATTTCACCTTCCGAGGAAAACTCACCTTTGAAAGGGGTTAAGAAAGAAGCAATAAAAGTAGGTACTAGCATACACACTAATGATGGAAGTAATAGTTCGGTAACCAGTTTACCCGTACTCACTTTCTCTCCTATCCATAGCATGGTGGTGGTAACGTCTCCAATTGGTGACCAAGCACCACCAGCATTGGCTGCAACGACAATTAAACCTGCAAACCAAAGCCTGTCTTTATTGCTGTGTAGAATTTTTCTTAACAGTGTTATTAAAACAATGGTAGCAGTAAGGTTATCGATGATAGCAGAAAGAATAAATGCTAGGAAAGCGATAATCCATAAAAGTGTCCTTTTCTTGTTGGTTTTAATGAAATCTTTAATCGCAACGAACCCATCGAAGTGATCGATTATTTCCACGATGGTCATTGCCCCCATAAGGAAAATCAGGATCTCACAAGTTTTACCAAAGTGATGCAGCAAAGTCTCCTCCATCACATGTAATTTCTCCTTGTGCTCCATTCCTACAAACCCGTCCAGCATGGAGTAATTGGCCGAATCGAACCATTGAGTAAAATCGTCTAGGCCTAAAGCAACACCTGCCCAAGCTAGCGCCATCATCCCCAATGCGGGAATTAGCTTATCAATTTTAATGGTATGCTCAAGGGTAATAAGAAGGTATCCAATGATGAATACCAACAAGATAAAGGTCTCCATTGAGAGTGTTTTTAAGTAAAATCCTCGCTAAATAAGTTGTTTTAACGCAATCTCGAAAGCAGTTTTACTGATTTGTGTTTTGGATTGGTTTTTATTGTAGGCGCGCTCAATTGCCATACGGATTGTATTGGATGTATCCTCGAAAATACCCTGATCCGATAGCTCGTGTTCAGCCTCCATTAAATAAGCAAACACCCTAGCCATTCCACAGTTCGCGATAAAATCGGGAATCACTGAGATTCTGTCATCACACATTTCAGCAATGGGCCCGAAGAAAATTTCTTTATCTGCAAAAGGAACGTTTGCTCCACTGGAAACAACTTCTAGTCCCTTATTGATTAATCTTTCAATTTGGTCTTTGGTAATTAATCTCGATGCAGCACATGGAAGGAAAATATCCGCATCTAAATCCCACACTTTGTTATTTACTTCTTCGAAAGAGATGGTTTTTGGATGAGCACCCAACTTGTTCCCTTCTTTTCCTAGGTATAGGTCGGTAACTTCTTGTAGAGAAAGACCCTCTTGTTGGATAATCCCTCCATCGCGATCAATAATCCCTACCACTTTGGCTCCCATTTTCGCCATGTAATAAGCAGCGGCAGAACCAACATTTCCCCAACCTTGAACGATTACTTTTTTACCGGTTACCTCACCACCATAAATATTGTAATAGTGCTTAACCGCTTCTGCAACACCGTATCCGGTAATAAGGTCGGCTACCACATATTTCTTAGAAGTATCCGGAGAGAAATTAGCATCCTCTACCACTTTTAATACTCCAAATCTTAGCTGCCCGATACGAAGAATCTTTTGCGCCTCATTGGGTTGATAGTGTCCATTAAAAACCCCTTCTTGAGGATGCCAAACCCCACAACTCTCGGTAATAGGAATTACTTCGTGAATTTCATCAACGTTTAGGTCACCACCAGTTCCATAGTAGTTTTTCAATAAAGGAGAAACCGCTTTGTACCAACGCTGTAAAACACCTTTTTTCCTTGGATCGGCAGGATCGAAGTTAATTCCCGATTTAGCCCCTCCGATAGGAGGACCTGCAACGGTAAACTTCACCTCCATCGTTTTAGCTAAAGATTCAACTTCGCGCTTATCAAGACCCTTTCTCATTCGAGTTCCACCTCCGGCTGCTCCCCCGCGCAATGAGTTAATTACCACCCATCCTTCCGCTTCAGTTTCAGCATCTTTCCATTCAAATACAATCTCCGGTTGTTTATTCTCAAATTTTTCGAGTAGGTCCTTCATTTCAAAATAATTTTCGCCAAATATATAAATACACCCAATGCAAGAAACCAACGATTTAAACTACTCGCTTTTGTTTCTAAGGTTTAGGTTTTCTACGCTCTCTTTTCCGATTATTTTAAACTTCATGTACACCGAAGTTTTCAGGATTCGAAAAATATCCTCTAATAATTTTATGGTAGATGAATTGTCCCTCCCGAACAATCTTTGGTAGCTCCAGAATAGCTCGCTAAAATATTTGGTAATCCAAACCACCGAAACAAACCTAAAAAGGCAAAAATGATCGCTTCCTTATTCTCAACCACCTCTTTGGAAGGAATGTGAAAAGCTATACCCAACTCATTGTCTTGCAGATCTTTTATTAAAGCTGTATTAAATGC
This genomic interval from Luteibaculum oceani contains the following:
- a CDS encoding MotA/TolQ/ExbB proton channel family protein, which codes for MNLVYTLLLQIQQLPQDTAGLMLDADGNPITKEETISIWELIVQGGWYIMIPLGIMSLMSVYIFVERYFAIKKASVEKPDFMAKIKDNIHDGKIDAALHLCEAADTPMARITAKGISRIGKPTKDIAATIENVAKLEVYNLEKNLSSLATIAGAAPMIGFLGTVIGMIVTFHEMKISDKGVEIAELSGGIMQAMVTTVAGLVIGIVAYIAYNSLVAFVNKVVNKLEISAIEFLDLLDEPSK
- the nhaD gene encoding sodium:proton antiporter NhaD, encoding METFILLVFIIGYLLITLEHTIKIDKLIPALGMMALAWAGVALGLDDFTQWFDSANYSMLDGFVGMEHKEKLHVMEETLLHHFGKTCEILIFLMGAMTIVEIIDHFDGFVAIKDFIKTNKKRTLLWIIAFLAFILSAIIDNLTATIVLITLLRKILHSNKDRLWFAGLIVVAANAGGAWSPIGDVTTTMLWIGEKVSTGKLVTELLLPSLVCMLVPTFIASFLTPFKGEFSSEGEIGKKTKVGSRILYLGLGMIVFVPIFKTVTHLPPYIGMMLSLTVVSLVAEIISNRKFSLTDFQDDLAGGGHGAHSPTMRALSRIEMPSILFFLGILMTVAALESLGMIFTFGGQVREVIPDNLFVILLGAGSAVIDNVPLVAASMGMFDMPTDAGIWHFIAYAAGTGGSMLIIGSAAGVVAMGMENISFGWYLKKISGLALAGYLAGAAVYLLL
- a CDS encoding bifunctional folylpolyglutamate synthase/dihydrofolate synthase; the encoded protein is MTYQETLDYLFSRLPMLQNKGLAAIKPGLERISRICDILDNPERKFKSVHIAGTNGKGSVANMLCSVLIEAGYKVGLYTSPHFKDFRERIKINGKCIPQEAVISFVSSLKESELPEPSFFEYSTAMAFQHFAEEEVDIAIIETGLGGRLDSTNVITPLLSVITSISLDHTEFLGSTVEEIAKEKAGIIKNGVPLVSGIHNPSVEEVFIDHANANKAKYHFVKDVFIKGLAQDLPFRKDNVDLVIKSAEILSHMDFQIGKDHIREGINRTVENTGFYGRWYRDSEKKNLYFDVAHNTAGVAHVLEKAKSIVDHKGWNFVFGVVRDKDLGKIMDLLPEESTYYLCEAKVPRALPLEELEKTFKSRGFNYFLSKSVEEAVQMASAQGKPTLVFGSFFVVAEALPEKIFEKFN
- a CDS encoding helix-turn-helix transcriptional regulator, with the translated sequence MVKRETLEEKLDLILKYLNQSKTNSKKLLSIKEAASLTGYTSGTIYQYVSKDASFPAYTPENGGKIFIPQDELESWCIKRKKFDLESAEIVLNKKNKR
- a CDS encoding energy transducer TonB; this encodes MRFPKNKKALAITIVFHLVVLILFMIFGLTQPDPLPEEIGVEIAMADLGNSVTGSGNNPSPQPTTNPEPAPSKATPTPTPTSSPSSQPKVVEQDASEVATEKAEKAPVKKEEPAKEPEKVEEEPKPQVNKRALYPGNKTKDSEASQGGSQGNTGGKGDMGSEEGKPQGKGILGGGMGSWELSGRSLVKGTAIEDTKEEGIVVLNIWVDRYGNVTRTAPNLAESNTTSQYLFDLATKAAKQSKYSPKSNAAVEQKGKMTFKFILK
- a CDS encoding Glu/Leu/Phe/Val dehydrogenase dimerization domain-containing protein, encoding MKDLLEKFENKQPEIVFEWKDAETEAEGWVVINSLRGGAAGGGTRMRKGLDKREVESLAKTMEVKFTVAGPPIGGAKSGINFDPADPRKKGVLQRWYKAVSPLLKNYYGTGGDLNVDEIHEVIPITESCGVWHPQEGVFNGHYQPNEAQKILRIGQLRFGVLKVVEDANFSPDTSKKYVVADLITGYGVAEAVKHYYNIYGGEVTGKKVIVQGWGNVGSAAAYYMAKMGAKVVGIIDRDGGIIQQEGLSLQEVTDLYLGKEGNKLGAHPKTISFEEVNNKVWDLDADIFLPCAASRLITKDQIERLINKGLEVVSSGANVPFADKEIFFGPIAEMCDDRISVIPDFIANCGMARVFAYLMEAEHELSDQGIFEDTSNTIRMAIERAYNKNQSKTQISKTAFEIALKQLI
- a CDS encoding ExbD/TolR family protein, with protein sequence MNLGSRNKINTGFSMSSMTDLVFLLLIFFIILSTLVSPYALPVDLPSSKNKTKQKPKISVTITKDLEYFIGGKRVSKDNFEAELVNSLVPGEEQQSVVLHVDKAVPTGNMVSVLDVAKRNNCKIVLATQP